TTTGGCGACTTGAGTGCGGGCACAGATGTTAGTAAATCTCAGGTAAACAATTGTGGCAGCAAAATCTTCCCGAGACCGCAAAAAATCGATAGCAAAATAACACAATGAACGTAACGACAGCTTCGTACTTACTTGTTTTGCTGATCCCAGTTACGTCTGTTTGCTGGCCTGATCTCTCACGTCGTCGTTTTGTGATGGGGTCCTCGCACAGCGATAATTCTAGGGCTTGGTGGGAGGTGGGAACTAAGTCGCATTAGGTAATCAGATTTTGTGTCACTACGTCTCCCCCTCCAGAATCCGGATGTCCAAGAAAGTGACGACGGATGGAGGGAAATCTATGAACAATTTGGGCAATAATTAAGGTTGATTATGGGGATACAAAGTGATTGAGTGTAAAGACATGCATGCATACACAGACAACGGAGATTTGGGGTATTCATTTCATTTTTATTTCGGCTACAGTTCACAATGAATCCATGTTCTTTTTTGATGCTCCTTATGCTTTGAATTCAGTTGATCTCAGAATTTCCGTATTGACGCcgttcatcatgatgatgaagtgTGACATACAGCCTTCCAGAATGGAGCAAAAGTGAATCCAGCAGCCTCTATACCGCCGTGATGTGTTTCCTGCCCAGTTCCGTGCCACTTGATCTAAACCCGACTTTCAAGCACCTCCGTGACTCCAGCTTAATGACCCATTTATGCGGaggccttgaccttggccagAGCCTTGCGCTCCTCGAATCGTCGCTGCTTCTTGAGTCGGAGAACCTGGAAGCGCTCGAAGTCGGTGAGACCCTTCCTCCGCTCCATCTGATCCCGCTTCTTAGCCCAGTTGGTCTGCTCCCACTTGGAGTCGATCTCGGACTTCTCCCAGAGCTTTCGgacgacaccagttcggGAACCGCGGTTCAAGCCCTCGACGAtaagagaggagaggaggacCTTGCTGAGGGGAACGGCTTGTCGGGGAACAGCGAGGCTAGCGTTCGCGGAAGGACCGTCGACGAGAATCTGTGACGGGGTCAATATCGCGTGTTTCGGCAGACTAATCTGATCTGAAGCAGGAGAAACCTACTCGCTTGTGGTCGATGATCTCGACGATCGTGGCCAGGCGGCCGGCGAAGGGGTGGTCGCCGTTGATAACAACGACACGGCCAACCTCAACGAGGCGCCAGTTCGAACCCTCAATGACTGCGTCGCCCATTGTGACGGTGATCTAATTAACGGTCGATTAGTCGAAATGTTTCAAGAGTCGCGCGCGCAGTGATTGATTGTTCGAATGCAACTGCGATCGTAGGAGTCGAGGTTCATACCAGTTGTCGATTATGCTGTCCCGTTAGTTGGTTGTTTGCTGGAGCCGCGGACCTTGAAATCGCTAAGGACTTTTTGATCGTGGGCAGAAAAAGATCCTGTGCGTGCCTGCCCTAACTTTCGGTCTAATCCTTCCGGACTAACCTTTCGCCGTCCGGCAAAGCGAGCCCAGCACCCGGCAACGGAGCACGGGCCAGTCGACGAGAACTTCAAAAGAAAATTTCTGGTAGACGTCAAGTCTTTTACTGCCAACAAATCTCTTCCTCTTTATGATTGAAGAGGCACACGGCATTTTTGAGTGCATCAAGGTAAGGATCCAGCACTTTTCccttttccctttcttctctctctctcgcACAAGGATGAGGTAATTTGCGATTGATTCTGCTTGATGGCTCTCTTTCGCCGGAGTGGCTAAATCGGGCGGATAGCTGATATTCAATTTCTTACATATTCTGAAAGCACATTTTGTCTTACATTCAGTCTTGCATGACCTGCCATTTTACAAAGACTAACTCAAGACTATAGTGATACACTTCATCTCTCTTTGGTCGCAAGTTTTAGTTAGCCTACTGCGAGCCTGACTCGCCGCCATAGGCAGACATTTTTAATGTCCATAGTTGAAATTAATAATCATTCTATAAACATTCAGAAGCCATACCGTTCGTTTCGTTTTATTCATGTGATATGCTGTATATCCCCTAACTCaatgtttgatgatgatcgAAGTGAAACATAAATGCAGATAGTATGACACCCAATATGCCGGGGGCGTTAGACTGAGCTATCGTTGAGACAGACTTATGCTTCAACAAGACCCCTAGACTTCCTCACATTCACATATACAATGCAGAGTCGTGTTTCGGCTTTCAATTCAATCATTAATTCATCCTTTCCGAATCATTTGCCTGCAATGAAACGGCCGTGATCTAAAGTATTGCTACAATTAAGCCTTGCCCTTGCGCTTCaactcctcttcctcttcagcctGAAGTTGAGCATCGACCTTTGCGCCCTTGGAAGGTTCGTTGCCGTGAGCGCGAGCCTTGTTGTTCCTGTTAGTTTTTGGCGCCAAAACAGAGCCAGATCTCGATTGGACTTACGGGCAGAGTGGGATCCTTCTTCAATTGGGCGGTCTCGAGATCGTCTTCAGTCTCGGATCGCTTCTGTTTTGCATTAGTATATAGTGGATGACCTCTTGCGGCGGCTCAACTaacctcctcagcagccaGGCGGTTGGCGATGGATCGCTCATCCTCTGCAATTTTGTTAGAATACTTTCTCATATTTGACCCATGGAATACGTACTGGAGTCAAGGTTGTTGTGAGAGTTCTCCTTGCCCTCATTGTAGGGGTCCTCAACGTTGCGCTCCGACTCAGGAGCGTTTCTCTGATCGCCAGCCTCGTAGACACCACGGTTACCAACGTTGGAGTAGCCAGACATGATGGATGTGTAGAAGTTGTGTTTTTAGTGGTTGAAAAGGAAGAATTCTGtgaagagatgagatgtATGTTGTATGAGAAAAAGTTCAATCGATCTCGAGACCCTTTTGTAGTTCCTCTTCGACGATGAATCAGTGCCATGGTCGTACATCTTCTCCACAACCTGACTTCATAGAATACGTCATTATAAAAGAACGTCCTTGCTCATCACAACAAAACGCATCAGATCGCAACACATACGTcataagtaaaaagaaaaagatttTAGCTCTTCCTTAGGGTTTCTGCAACATATGCTTGTTACAGTCGATCTTCTAGCGTAAGCGGTTGATATCAGCTTGGCGAGGCGGCTGTCTATGATCCTTGACACCAGGCCACGTGAGAGACTCAACAACATCTCATGAATTCTCAATAAGAGAGAAATTTCATTTTGTATATATGGAAGCAGAAACCCAACATTCCAATTATTCTTTCTCACGTCAAGGCTTGCTACCTATGACACCCTACGTTAGTTTGAAACTGGAGCAAGCAAGATGTATTAGCCAAGCCTCATCCGATCATTACACTTGATTTCTTAGAAACTTTATAGGCAATCTGCTTGTAACATTTCGTGATCGCTGAGTTTACAAAATACAAAACCACGACTGATAGTCGAGGTATCTACTGAGATGTGGACCTTGACGTGAACTTTCACACTGACTTTAACACCACCCCTATCCGGGACAAAGTGACTGGTTGAATTAATGAAACTTTGACCTCTCAGAGGATTAATATTCAACTTTTGATAAAGTTATGAGTTATCACCGAAAGGTTTATATTTTGTACCCCCTTTGAGCTTACTTCTCCGAAGTAAGTTGCCATTCAGACTCGATGAAAggaataaaagaaaatatgGTTAGAGACCAACGATGAAGCTATAGCGAATCCAATAATCGAGACCTGAGATTTGGAATGAATAGTACAATATTTCTGATGTCGTATCTACAAGTGATCCCAAAGGGTCTTAGATTTAAGGCGAATAGCATTAAAACACACATGTCCCAAGGACATTCCGTCTCTATCATATATGTCTTGTCATCCATGAGGAGGCGGAAGATAGCGGGTGTCGTGGTGGGGTCTATATGCACGGGCCCTGCAGACCCGAGCCATTAAGTCATCTTCGGCGTGACAAGCTTCATGGAGCTATACCGAATCGGAGCTCCGACATCAACCTCCATGAACAATCGTGAACTCTACAATTGTCTTCTCAACATAAACTTTTGAGAAACAGTCTGGGAAAATGTTTCGCTTCGTAAGTTACGAGGCCAAGATTAGATATGCGTAATTGCTAACAAGCAAATAGCATAAGACACTCGATATCGTGACAGTCTTCCACAAGGCCAGCTCTCCGGCATCCGTCAGAGTCGCCAACCTTTTGAAGCAGGTCTCTGCCAATGCCACTTCTGGCGCTACTCTTGACCAAGCGAGTGACCACTCTGCCCAGACGGCACCTATTCGAGACCAGTTTGAGCTCAACATCACCGAAGATCCTCCTACAGACGACCAGGTGAAGACAATTCTGGAATATGTTGGAAGCAATGGTATCCCCAACGTGATCAAGGGCGCAAACAACGAGAAGGAGGCTCTCAGGAAGTTCAAGGAAAGCAAAGAGAACTTCATTCGACCAGTGGTACGTTGCCTCTTTAATCTCATGATGGAAACATACTGACTAATATACGTATAGGTTGTGGATTGGAATAATGGCAAGGCCATTGCGGGCGACAACGAGTCTGAGATCCTCAAGCTTCTGAAAGCACAGAAGTAACGTCTCTAAAACTGTCAACGAACTATCGCATAACCCCTCTCTGTATATACTATGTCAATGATTGACACCATCTGACGATCAGCCATATTAGCATGCTGTATTAGTGACCCATCATGAACCGACGATAGTAGGTTGACAAACGCTCGATTTTCTTTTCGAAATGCCACAAGACATTCCCTTCTGTACGATTGCCAGTCCACCCACAACAAGGCCCGTTGTGAACAATAGCAAAGTTTGGCGTCCAAATTTACCAGGCGTGAACTGTATGCCACCAAAGGGCACTGGCATTAGCCTCGTCTGATCGAATGGAATTGTTCCTGAACCAAGCAAGAAACGAGTTCTCCGACAGATGTTTCACAATCTACCTATACCAGAGTGGCCGTTTGTGTGGAGCGAGAATCAGCAAGCACCCGCGTTGAGCTGCAAGACGCTTGGGCGACTGCATTGTTGACACGTTGAGTACCTCGAGCAAAACTAATCTTGCTATTATCTATATAACTGCCGGCAAGCCCAAGGTTAATTGTGACCAAAGTCTATTACGCTCCATTGTAGGCGAGCTGGCAATCAGGCTGGGAGCCGTTCAGGATGGTTTCCTTACCTTTGTTTGACTTTGACAGTTTGCACTCCTCGAGTCACAAGCAACCACTGCAAAGGCATAACTGTTGGTGAATGGATACTTGCAAGCGAGAGAATTTCATCACCAGTCCAGGTCTGCACCAACTGTGCCAGTACGTGCCAGTGCGTGCCAGTTACTAACGTTGCCAGTGTCAGTCACTTAATGTTTAATCGGTGACAGTGTCAGCGGCAGTAAGGGCCAAGGTAGAACAATCGTTGCCCGGTCTTCGATTTTCCTtttgtttttattttctctCCTGATCATTTTCTCtactttctcttctttctccttaACCCTCACTCCCGCTCATCTCGAGAACACCGACAACTCTCCCCTACTCTTTCCTCACGGCGCATCATCGCGCGGTGAGCATCGACTTAAGGAAAGAACTACCTTCTTTCTGAAATTCATCTCCTTCATTTTATACCTGAATCTGAACCATAAATTGTCCTTCTCTTACGCTCGGGCGCTTCACTTCTCAAGGTAAGCCTCAAGCACCCCTACTTAGGCATCCTGTGATTTATCGAGACGAGGTGatttcttccatctcatgACCCCTAAGAGTCTTCTAAATTGGCATGAAAGTTTTCGCCTCGTTTTCAAAATGAAGCGCGCCTTATCCTCATCATGTGCTAACCGACCGTTACACAGAGCATCATGGCTCAACCTCAACCCGCTTCGGCGGGTGACTTCTCCATGTCCAACGGGCCATCGCCGCCGCCTCAAGCAAATCTGGACCCAGACCGGACTTATGCCAGAGACCAACCGCCCAACTTGCGCGAAGCCTTCACCAGCTTCTACCCCAATGGCCTACCCAACTTCTACAAAATGCTACAGACACCTGGTCCTGAGGGCGTCGTTCAAACGTACGTCGAAGACTACCTCCCTGTGGGATTCTACAACAACCCTCCAGTCGACGCCAGAGCCGTCTTCTCTACCTCTAATGGATCGAACCCTTTTCGTTTCATGGAGCATCTATTGCCTCAGCGCCGCGTTCACCTTTGGTCCTCAGACGAAGTTCAATCTGCTTGCAACTCACTCCGCAAGCTCTACTGGGAGGTCATAAAAGACATGCCGCATCCCTACTGCTGGGATAGTTTGTGGGATTATTTTGACGCCCAAGACATTTACAATTACGGAGCTTTGAACCTATGGAATGTGGTTAGTCAACTGTTTCTCGAGAACCAGTCCATCGCCCTCGACGTCTATAATGCTTTCTCCATCGAAGTTGGCCAATGGGTTGACCGCTGGCTGTATGACGACGAAAACCGTGACAAACTCATCAAGAGCAATGAAACTGGTCTTTCTATCAATGGTGTCATCGGTTGGGAAGCTATGAAAGGCCTTCCGGATGATGCAATCCATCTTATCGCAAGTGCCCTTGAGCATCGACGATCTCTGTTACTATCACCCGAGAAACTGAGGCCAGGTGCAATGAAGCCTAATCACTTCAAGGAGTTTTATGAAAAGGGGCACCTCGAAAACTGGTTAGGTATGTAAAGTTTGCTTTCAGAATTAGGTTCTATCGTTATGCTGACACCTTCATAGCTGGCCAACGTGTCCTCGGACCTTCGGGTCTGTCTACGAGACCAACAGAATGGCAGCCTCACCATTCCTCCCCGGCTTCAGAGAAAGTCACTCACCCACTCATGGTGCTTGATGGAAAACACTACTTTAGACGGCCTGAATGCCGTATGCCCAGTGCTGTAGAAGCGCTCCACCAATCCGCATCAGCAGCAGGGCCTGCCGCCCACGGCAACAGCGAGACAACTCCGATCGAACAAAAGCAGGCCAACGACACTACCGCTTACTGTGGTCTCCGGGTAAAAGCTCAGGCCAGAAGTAAATCTACAGAGCCTTTCCCTTCAGTCCGAACACCATCCCCCCACACTAATGGTAAGGAAAATGATGAGGAGGCCGCTTCCTCTTCCAACGGACACCACGAacaggaggagcaggaggacTTTGGTGCAATGACCCCCACAAGAGTCAAACGACATGGCACCAAAAACCCCCGGGCCACACGAGGAGCTCGAAAATCCACAGTGACAACATCATTGCCAGGCTCAGCAGTTATGGGTAACTCAAGTCTTGCTAGTCCTACAAAAGATGTTGCAAATGCCAAACAGGGTACAAACCGCAGGCCTCCGACCGATGGTCAGAAGGCTGATTAGCAACTAGCCCAGGCTACTTCGAGTCGTTCAAAGGACCAGATCACTGGAAACATCATCAGAGGCGCAGAGTTGCGGTTGAGCACCAATGACAGACCCAAGAACAGCCAGCGACCAAACCGAGCTTTTGATGAGCCAGTGACTCACGATCAGAAAGAAATGAAGTATCCTGGAATCATGAGTACATTCAATCAGATGCAAAGACCTGATGTAGACTTTCAAAACATCGCGATGAATACTGAGCTCCCTGAAGATATGAGACTTTCTGGGCAAATCGCGATGCAGACCCCTCCCGGGGCACCCTTTTACTCACCAGGAACCTTTAATCCTGCCACTCAAGGAAACTATTCTTTACCTCCCCAACAGAACTTTCCCATGCAGAATGGATTTGACCATGGATTTCCACAAGTTCAGCAGTCACAGCCGCCTCAGAGGGGTCCATTGACTGGTCGTGGTAGAAATATCAGCAACTCTTCCCGCAACGATCGTTTTGATTCGAATGATGGCCGATGGTCCCACCAAAACCATGAGAATAGCAACGGTGGGAATGCTGGATTGAGTCGTGGAGGTTTCCATCGCGGAGGGGGTCGTAAAAATCGCCGCGGTGGTTACAACCAGCGAAACGCAACTGCGCCTGTCGTGCAACCTCATACTGGCTCTGATTTCAACCAGAAGAGGCGCGAGGGGACACCATGGAAGGATTCATGGCGTCGGGATCCAGTTACTTGCCAGAACGTTCAGGATGGTTTGACGATCAAAGACTATGTACCTTGCTCTTGCCCGATCTGCGATTCTCGTGACCGCTCTGTATACATCATTGTCCAAGGTTATCAAGGAATTACTGGGCCAGACATACTCGCACGGCTCAAGTTTGGCCTGGCTGAGAGATATGGACATGTGGACGAGGTGTTCCCGATCGCCTCGAAAGAACCAGGACATTATATTGCCCGGTAAGTCACGACTCGTTATACATTCATGTTGAAATCAATGACCAACTAATAAGAATTAGGTTTGTAAAATCCTCGTCAGTTGGTGAAGCACTGACTATTGGCGGCGGCAACATGCCTGAGCAAGGCATATCTGTTACATTCTCCCCTGCTTTGCGATCAAAATGGACACTCTCGGAGCAAGCACCCACTCGACCAGTTCCAGGTCGAGTTTCTGGTCAGAACTCTGCCGCTGTGCTATTCTCTCCTTATCCTTTCGGCCTATCGATGCCAGGCAATGCGCCAATTACTGCCACAGTTCCTCACATGATGCCAAGCATCATTCATCCGGCTGTAGTCAACCCTGGGCAAGCACATAACAGCCATTTCTTGCAACCCAACGGAGGGCAACGTTCTGTGTCTGGGTTCTTACAGTCTCCAGCTACTGGTATTCCATCTACAATTGTGCAGTCCGAACCCGGCATACAAGCACTCCTCCCTGGACAGCCAACTCTTGCTCCAAGGCAAATTGTCCCTCCTCCCATCCAGCAGGCGCTGGAAAACACATCCTCTCCTGAGATACTGCAGACTAAACCTCCGTCCGAAGAAGCTTTGGATGAAATCCATCACTCTGATCAAGATGACCCAGGCAGCCCGCGAAGTGACGGAAGCAAGTATACTGGGATCAAAGCTCGTGTTTCCTTGCCTAGCACCCCCTCGAAAGCTTCCCTTGCCTCCCAAGGAACCCCAATGAAGCCGAATGAAACAGCAGAAGGACTTGCGGGTATTGATACGACAACACATCATCAGAATGAGATGCCCATGAAGGCGCTTGAAAGCCGGGCAGAAACAAAGATGACATCTGGTCATCAAGCTAAACTACTGTCTGAACCCACTGTTAGCAAGA
The window above is part of the Fusarium oxysporum f. sp. lycopersici 4287 chromosome 8, whole genome shotgun sequence genome. Proteins encoded here:
- a CDS encoding hypothetical protein (At least one base has a quality score < 10) translates to MAQPQPASAGDFSMSNGPSPPPQANLDPDRTYARDQPPNLREAFTSFYPNGLPNFYKMLQTPGPEGVVQTYVEDYLPVGFYNNPPVDARAVFSTSNGSNPFRFMEHLLPQRRVHLWSSDEVQSACNSLRKLYWEVIKDMPHPYCWDSLWDYFDAQDIYNYGALNLWNVVSQLFLENQSIALDVYNAFSIEVGQWVDRWLYDDENRDKLIKSNETGLSINGVIGWEAMKGLPDDAIHLIASALEHRRSLLLSPEKLRPGAMKPNHFKEFYEKGHLENWLGM
- a CDS encoding 50S ribosomal protein L14e is translated as MGDAVIEGSNWRLVEVGRVVVINGDHPFAGRLATIVEIIDHKRILVDGPSANASLAVPRQAVPLSKVLLSSLIVEGLNRGSRTGVVRKLWEKSEIDSKWEQTNWAKKRDQMERRKGLTDFERFQVLRLKKQRRFEERKALAKVKASA